In Acidimicrobiia bacterium, one genomic interval encodes:
- a CDS encoding bifunctional (p)ppGpp synthetase/guanosine-3',5'-bis(diphosphate) 3'-pyrophosphohydrolase, protein MPTVNRVLPWRRELAAASVEVRPLVHGFRGRDARNQIAVVTKAFELGRDAHEGQMRMSGEPYITHPLAVARIVAELGLDEVTIAAALLHDAVEDTGMELRDVERELGADVAAIVDGVTKLDRLKFDSKEAQQAATMRKMLVAMAKDLRVIIIKLSDRLHNMRTIAAMPSWKQARIAQETLDIYAPLAHRLGMQEVKQQLEDLSFAALHPKRYAEIDQMVSTRAPEREIYLTQVLERVQTRLAELKISAEVNGRPKHYWSVYEKMVVRSREFDDIFDLVGIRVIVDTVKDCYAALGSIHATWKPVQGRFKDYIAMPKFNLYQSLHTTVIGPQGKPLEVQIRTREMHERAENGIAAHWAYKDSTSRDDVLWLNRIVDWQQETSDPSAFMANLKIDLEQDEVFVFTPQGKVITLPVGATPIDFAYAVHTEVGHACIGARVNGRLVALESKLLSGDTVEIFTSKVNGAGPSRDWLKIAVTPKATNKIRQWFSRERRDDAIENGADELEREMRRLGLPVQKLSKSRIYKEVAEALNYTDVDALLAAVGENHVSARSVATRIQKELQGGGSEVEERLPQSTRALQQRPSSTSSSSSSGVHVEGLDDVMVRLARCCTPVPGDEIMGFVTRGRGVSVHRSDCANAVSLTMDQSDRLIDVDWDSSPSGTFVASMEVKALDRSRLLRDVSAVLGDHHVNIIACVTTTGSDRVSKMRFDFELGDPSHLDSLISIVKGIDSVYDAYRVVAGAVI, encoded by the coding sequence GTGCCAACCGTCAACCGAGTTTTGCCATGGAGAAGAGAACTGGCAGCAGCCTCAGTTGAGGTTCGACCGTTGGTGCATGGCTTTCGGGGTCGAGATGCGCGGAACCAAATAGCTGTAGTCACCAAGGCCTTCGAGCTTGGTCGCGATGCCCACGAAGGGCAGATGCGCATGTCGGGCGAACCGTACATTACCCATCCCTTAGCCGTGGCCCGCATTGTGGCTGAGCTGGGTTTGGATGAGGTTACCATCGCGGCCGCGCTGCTGCACGACGCTGTTGAAGACACCGGCATGGAGCTTCGCGACGTAGAGCGTGAGCTGGGTGCCGATGTGGCCGCCATTGTTGACGGGGTAACCAAGCTTGACCGGTTGAAATTCGACTCCAAAGAGGCTCAACAGGCAGCCACCATGCGCAAAATGTTGGTGGCGATGGCCAAAGACCTGCGGGTCATCATCATCAAGCTTTCGGATCGCCTGCATAATATGCGCACCATTGCGGCCATGCCATCTTGGAAGCAGGCTCGCATAGCGCAAGAAACCCTTGATATCTATGCGCCCTTAGCGCATCGCTTGGGTATGCAAGAAGTGAAACAGCAGTTGGAAGATCTTTCCTTTGCTGCACTACACCCCAAGCGGTATGCCGAAATTGATCAGATGGTCTCGACTAGGGCACCCGAGCGTGAAATATATCTCACTCAGGTTCTAGAACGGGTACAGACTCGTTTGGCCGAGCTGAAAATCAGTGCTGAAGTTAACGGGCGTCCGAAACACTACTGGAGTGTTTATGAAAAAATGGTGGTGCGCTCCCGCGAGTTTGACGACATTTTCGACTTGGTGGGGATTCGGGTAATCGTCGACACCGTTAAAGACTGTTACGCGGCTTTGGGTTCGATTCACGCCACTTGGAAGCCGGTGCAGGGGCGCTTTAAAGATTACATCGCCATGCCTAAGTTCAACCTGTATCAGTCGCTGCATACCACGGTGATTGGGCCACAAGGTAAACCACTAGAGGTGCAGATCCGTACTCGAGAGATGCACGAACGGGCCGAAAATGGTATCGCCGCGCACTGGGCTTACAAAGACTCCACCTCCCGTGACGATGTTCTTTGGCTCAATCGAATCGTTGATTGGCAACAAGAAACCTCCGATCCTTCGGCCTTTATGGCCAATTTGAAAATCGATTTGGAACAGGACGAGGTTTTCGTTTTCACACCCCAAGGCAAAGTCATCACGCTACCGGTGGGTGCAACCCCTATTGACTTCGCATATGCCGTGCACACTGAGGTTGGTCACGCCTGTATTGGGGCCCGAGTCAACGGGCGACTTGTCGCCCTAGAATCGAAGCTTTTGTCGGGTGACACTGTAGAAATTTTCACCTCAAAAGTGAACGGTGCCGGACCCTCGCGCGACTGGCTTAAAATAGCGGTCACACCTAAGGCCACCAATAAGATTCGTCAATGGTTCTCGCGTGAACGGCGAGATGATGCCATTGAAAATGGTGCTGATGAGCTCGAACGCGAAATGCGCCGTTTGGGTCTACCGGTTCAGAAGCTCTCCAAGTCTCGTATCTATAAAGAAGTTGCCGAAGCCCTTAATTACACCGATGTTGATGCACTCTTAGCGGCGGTTGGTGAAAACCACGTTTCGGCACGTTCGGTAGCTACGCGAATTCAAAAAGAACTCCAAGGTGGCGGTAGCGAGGTTGAAGAGCGACTGCCACAAAGCACCCGCGCGTTACAACAGCGGCCATCGTCCACGTCTTCTTCCTCGTCTTCTGGCGTGCATGTTGAGGGCTTAGATGATGTGATGGTGCGTTTGGCGAGATGCTGCACTCCGGTACCAGGCGATGAAATCATGGGTTTTGTAACCCGTGGTAGGGGAGTGTCGGTTCACCGTTCTGATTGTGCCAATGCGGTTTCGTTAACGATGGATCAAAGCGATCGTCTGATTGACGTTGATTGGGATAGTTCCCCCTCAGGAACCTTTGTGGCGTCGATGGAAGTGAAGGCCCTCGATAGATCGCGGTTACTCCGTGATGTCTCGGCGGTGCTGGGCGATCATCACGTGAACATTATTGCTTGTGTAACCACCACCGGTTCTGACCGGGTTTCCAAAATGCGGTTTGATTTTGAGTTAGGTGACCCCTCACATCTCGATTCCCTAATTAGCATCGTGAAGGGAATTGACTCGGTATATGACGCTTATCGGGTGGTGGCAGGCGCCGTCATCTAG